The DNA segment GCGGGAAGCGTTCAACGCCCGAAACGACGGCCTGCAAGGAGAACTCGCCTAGCGCGCACAGGCATTTATTCTGTATCTGGTAGGCAACCTTCGTCAACAATTCAACATCAAAACTGCTGCCTTCGCCGTGATGAATGCGCTCGATAATATGGCTCATCCAGTAGTTGCCTTCACGACAGGGGGTGCATTTGCCGCACGATTCATGTTTGAAGAAGTGGATGGTCTTGTTGAGTACCCAGTCAATGCTGAAACTGTCGTCAATTACAATCACCGAGGCGGAGCCTAAATCGGCTTTGAGCGTGCGTACCGAGGCGTAATCCATGGGCGTATCGAGGGCTTCGTCGGTGGCAACGATCATTGCTGAGGAGGCACCCGCTGCCATAATGGCCTTGATCTTGTTGCCGTTGGCGATTCCGCCGCCGTGTTCGTAAATCAGCTCGCGGAATGTTGTCCCGAAGGGTAACTCGTAGTTGCCGGGTTTATTGACGCACCCCGAAAGGCTGAAAATTTTCACCCCGGCGGTATCTTCGGTGCCCAGCGATTTGTACCAATCAGCGCCTTTGGTGATAATTGACGGCACGTTGGTGAGGGTTTCTACATTATTGACCACAGTCGGCTTGCCATACAACCCAAAGGAGGGCGGGAACGGCGGGCGCAAACGCG comes from the Chloroflexota bacterium genome and includes:
- the nuoF gene encoding NADH-quinone oxidoreductase subunit NuoF is translated as MAEHVLLRHRDIPEINQLDVYKKKGGFEAFKKVVKAMKPEEVTEIVKASGLRGRGGAGFPTGVKWTFMDNKNWPHYVVANADESEPGTFKDREIMESNPFQFLEGVAISSYAVGANAAYVYCRGEFWQVAHYLDEKIAEMEAAGLLGDKLFGTDYSLRIYTHLGAGAYICGEETALLESLEGKRGQPRLRPPFPPSFGLYGKPTVVNNVETLTNVPSIITKGADWYKSLGTEDTAGVKIFSLSGCVNKPGNYELPFGTTFRELIYEHGGGIANGNKIKAIMAAGASSAMIVATDEALDTPMDYASVRTLKADLGSASVIVIDDSFSIDWVLNKTIHFFKHESCGKCTPCREGNYWMSHIIERIHHGEGSSFDVELLTKVAYQIQNKCLCALGEFSLQAVVSGVERFPQDFEAKVNR